AAAGAGGTCACCCGGCTGCACGTCTTGGGCGCGCAACGTGACCCCGGTGATCTGCAAGTCCGATTCCGTGCTGCCCTCGGCGGGAACCGCCCCCACCTGGAAAGCCAGCATCGACAGCGGCACGCCCGCACACGACGAGGGACGCAGCGCAGCGGGCACAATCATCACCTCCGTCTGCAGATCAGCCCTGACACCTTATCGAGCCGCCCGACGTCGATCCGCCCAGGAAGCAGGAGTCGTCGGCGTAAAGCGCCCGCGACCGGGGTAGCCGACCGGACGTGAACGACACCGAACTCATCATCATCGGCAGTGGGCCGGCAGGCGTCAGCGCGGCCGAAGCGTTCCGCCAACACAACCACGATGGCCGGGTCCAGATTGTGACCGACGACGCGGCGCTGCCCTACGAACGGCCGCCGCTGAGCAAGGAGTTCCTCCGCGGCGACGCCGAGCCAGGCGACGCTGAGCTGCACCCTGCGCAGTGGTTCGACGAGAACAACATCGAGTTGGTGCGAACGACCGGCGTGGAGCACATTGACCCGGCCCGACATCAGCTCACCGCCGCCGGGATCCGTCATTCTTACCGGTCGCTCGTGTTGGCCTGCGGGGCAAAGCCGTCCGGGTTTCCGGTGCGCGGCGGCGAGAAAGCGCTGCAGCTGCGGTCGATGGCCGACGCGCAGGCACTGCGTAAGGCCGCGACGAAGGCAGGCGCGGCGGTGGTGGTCGGCGCCGGCTTCATCGGCTGCGAGGCTGCCGCATCGCTGGCTATGCGCGGGGTCGCCACGACGCTGGTCGCCCCCGACCCAGTACCGCAGGCCAAGCGACTCGGCGACGAGGCCGGCGAGCGAATCAAACGTCTCGTCGCCGACGCCGGCGCGCGCTACGTCGGCTCGGCGCACGTCAGCGAAGTCACCGACGAAGCGGTGCACCTCGACAACGGGACTCGTATCGACTGCGACCTGGTTTTGGCTGCAACCGGTGTCACACCACAATCGGATCTCGCCGCCAACGCCGGCATCGATACCCGCGACGGACGGATCGTCGTCGACGCACGCATGCGGACGTCGGTGGACAACGTGTACGCCGCCGGCGATGTGGCGCTGGCTTACAACAGTCTGGCCGACCGCCCAGTTGCCGTGGAGCACTGGCAAGACGCCATGGATCAAGGTGCGCTGGCTGGTGCCGCCGCTGCAGGGCGCGACGGTGAATGGGACGCGATCCCGGGATTCTGGACCACCATCGGCGAGGCGACCCTGAAGTATCACGCCTGGGGCGACGGCTTCGACCGCGCGCGCCTCATCGAACACAGCGGCGGCTTCACCGCCTGGTACGAAGCCCGTGGTGTGACCGTCGGTGTCCTGACGTTCAACGCCGACGACGACTACGACCGTGGCGAAAAGCTGATCCGGGATCGTAAGCCAATTCCATTCTGACGCAACAGGATCCAGGTCATGACATGGGGACGCCGCTGCTCGCTGCGACCGACGTCCCCTCAGCGTTGTCGAACACGTCTATCGCGACGTCGGCGTCGCGATAGCTCCCGATCCGTTGCATTCCGGCAACGCCGGCCACGATCTCGTTGACCTCGTCGCCTCCCATCAGGTAATCGTCGACCCGATGCCGCCAGTGCGCGGCCACCACCGTCGCGCCGGCCGCCAGTCGCGGACATTCGCGCTCCAGCAGCTCGCCCAGCGCCTCTGGGGCCAGGTAATACCCGACCTCGGAGAGCACGAGGAGATCGAATGGGCCTGTGGGCCAGGGTTCGTCGATGGATCGGCGAAGTAGCGTCACCCGCTCACCGTGCCCGGAGTTGGCGAGTCGCCGTCGGGCACCGTCCAGGGCGGTCGACGCGATGTCGGTGGCGGTGACCTGGGTGCACCGTTCAGCGAGCAAATTGGTCAGCACTCCGACCGAGCAACCCGGCTCGAACGCGTGCTCGTAGTGGGCCCGCGGCAGCATAGCCAGGGTGAGCGCGTACTTGCGCTGCTCGTACCAGCGGGTGCCGAGCTGCCACGGATCAGATGAGCGCGAGTACATCGCCTCGAAATAGTCGTCAGGTAACCGGCTCAGATGAACATCACCTCCCCGACCGCCAAGGCCCGCGCAACGACAGTCGGTGGCAGCACCGTGTACCCGTCCGACGTTGGCCGAGTCTGGCTTGGAAAGCATTTCACCGCGGCATGTTTGGCCTGGATTGCCCGATCCGTCAGGCTGATGCGCCTGGCCCTGCTCCACGGCACCGCGGGATCGCCCGGCTGCGCCCAATGCCACATCCAGACCGGATACTCCACCAGCTCCGCGCCGGTGCGCGCGGCGGCCGCGGCAGCCGCGCGGCCGACCGTCTCATGGTCGGGATGGCCGTCGCCACGCCAGGTCGCCGCGCACCACCTGCCCGCCGGATGGCTGCCTAGCAGCGACGCAAGCCGAGTAGCGATGTCGTGCTCCAGTCCGGCCAATTCACCATCCGGGAAGTCGAGGCTGATCGGCTCGGCGACACCGAGGATTCGCGCAGAGCGGCGAACTTCTTTGCGGCGCAACGCTTTGAGTTCCTTGCGTTGCTGTGGGGTGGAGTCGGGATAAGCGGATTCGCCATCGGTCACCGACACCACCTGAACGTCGACGCCGGCGGCCGACAGCGCGGCCATGGTCGCTCCCAGGCCGAGCGTCTCGTCGTCGGGGTGTGGGGCCACGACCGTCAGGCCCGGGCACCGACGAAGATCCAGCGTCAACAGTCCGTCGTCCCAGGAGGTCCATGCCTCGACGGAAGTCCCACCCTCGGCGACGGGACTCGTCTGGAAACGCGCTGTGCGTGACCCCTCGTCAGAAGGATTCATAGTTCTTTGCGGCAATCGAGCCGAGTACAGCGAGATCACGTTCGGCATGACTCTGTCTGACGTACACGCGCAAGTCAGCCACAGCGCGAGCATGCCTTTCGTCGAGGCACAGTGGTCCCGGCCCCAGCGCCCGATCGGTTCGGTTGAGCGCTTCCTCGACCGCGACTTCCACCACTGCGCGCACCCGCCTGGCGGTCAGCTCCGCGAGCCCGGAGCGATTGTCGGGGTCCGAGTCGACCTGACCGGCGGCCGCGCGAAGAGCGGTGTCGGCGGCGTTGAGCGCGGCGTCGATCGCGCCGAGATGAGCCAACGCGTGATCGTCGGCGGACAGCCGTGCGGCACGCTGGTACAGCGGCGCGGCAACCGCTCGGGCGCCACCCAGCCAACAGGCCGCGACCCCGATCGCGCCGAACCAAAAGCCCGGTCGGTCCAGGTAGTCGTCCGGGCCGCCGACCGGAATCGCCGGGGCGTTGTCGAATCGTACGGATCTGGTGTCGCATTCGGCCATGCCCGCATTTCGCC
This genomic stretch from Mycobacterium paraterrae harbors:
- a CDS encoding NAD(P)/FAD-dependent oxidoreductase; amino-acid sequence: MNDTELIIIGSGPAGVSAAEAFRQHNHDGRVQIVTDDAALPYERPPLSKEFLRGDAEPGDAELHPAQWFDENNIELVRTTGVEHIDPARHQLTAAGIRHSYRSLVLACGAKPSGFPVRGGEKALQLRSMADAQALRKAATKAGAAVVVGAGFIGCEAAASLAMRGVATTLVAPDPVPQAKRLGDEAGERIKRLVADAGARYVGSAHVSEVTDEAVHLDNGTRIDCDLVLAATGVTPQSDLAANAGIDTRDGRIVVDARMRTSVDNVYAAGDVALAYNSLADRPVAVEHWQDAMDQGALAGAAAAGRDGEWDAIPGFWTTIGEATLKYHAWGDGFDRARLIEHSGGFTAWYEARGVTVGVLTFNADDDYDRGEKLIRDRKPIPF
- a CDS encoding SAM-dependent methyltransferase, with the protein product MYSRSSDPWQLGTRWYEQRKYALTLAMLPRAHYEHAFEPGCSVGVLTNLLAERCTQVTATDIASTALDGARRRLANSGHGERVTLLRRSIDEPWPTGPFDLLVLSEVGYYLAPEALGELLERECPRLAAGATVVAAHWRHRVDDYLMGGDEVNEIVAGVAGMQRIGSYRDADVAIDVFDNAEGTSVAASSGVPMS
- a CDS encoding PIG-L deacetylase family protein; amino-acid sequence: MNPSDEGSRTARFQTSPVAEGGTSVEAWTSWDDGLLTLDLRRCPGLTVVAPHPDDETLGLGATMAALSAAGVDVQVVSVTDGESAYPDSTPQQRKELKALRRKEVRRSARILGVAEPISLDFPDGELAGLEHDIATRLASLLGSHPAGRWCAATWRGDGHPDHETVGRAAAAAAARTGAELVEYPVWMWHWAQPGDPAVPWSRARRISLTDRAIQAKHAAVKCFPSQTRPTSDGYTVLPPTVVARALAVGEVMFI
- a CDS encoding acyl-CoA dehydrogenase family protein, giving the protein MTAAQVMEWLETGRLQLPPPGSGQTAQRWRRLSQLAEIDIAAARLAEAHTDAVAILIELGGPLPGRDELWGVWAAEAPNAIVTAHGKGDAVTLDGTKAWCSGAELCTDALVTARLADGRRGLFALDLRAPGVHPLEHTWRNAGMAECDTRSVRFDNAPAIPVGGPDDYLDRPGFWFGAIGVAACWLGGARAVAAPLYQRAARLSADDHALAHLGAIDAALNAADTALRAAAGQVDSDPDNRSGLAELTARRVRAVVEVAVEEALNRTDRALGPGPLCLDERHARAVADLRVYVRQSHAERDLAVLGSIAAKNYESF